CCAGCTCTCCCGCAGCCGCTCCAACCGGGGATAGAGGAGGCCGGTCTTCCAGTCGAAGATGGTCAGCCGGCGGCGCGGCTCTACCACCAGCAGGTCCATGCGTGCCAGGAGCACATGTTCGCCGATCGGCGCAGCTAGCTCCACCTCTGGAAAGCGGGGGCCGGCCGGCAGGGCCGGCGGATGGTCCAGGAACGCCTGCCACCATGTTCGCAGGGGCGAATCGGCCGGCTCTGCCTCAATAATATGGGTGACGCTGATGTTCAACAACCACTGCTGGACCAGGCGGTGAAAGCGGGAGCGCTGGAGCAGGTCTGCCTCGCGTTCCCGGGAGAGCGTGGTCTGGGGCCATTCGACGCGCGCCACCCAGCGCA
Above is a window of Anaerolineae bacterium DNA encoding:
- a CDS encoding PD-(D/E)XK nuclease family protein; this translates as MRGTLANRPAVQPPFVFTQSNLQDFDRCPRLFYLRWVARVEWPQTTLSREREADLLQRSRFHRLVQQWLLNISVTHIIEAEPADSPLRTWWQAFLDHPPALPAGPRFPEVELAAPIGEHVLLARMDLLVVEPRRRLTIFDWKTGLLYPRLERLRESWQTVVYRYLAVEAGAPYFGEPAVPPDAVEMIYWFSEYPATPMALPYSAEEHTAAAERLRERVAQIAS